The Horticoccus luteus DNA window CCCAGGAAAAAAAGATGCGGGCCAATGCCGGCAACTGGCTGGAGTTGGCCGACAAGGTCTGGCACTACCGGCGTGACCAACTCACGCCGCCCGAGGCGAAAGAACTTCTCGCGCGCACCGAGCACTTACGGCAGGCGGTCAAAGCGAAGGCCGACGCCGCCAAACTGAAGCTCGGTATTGAAGCGTTGGAGCCGGTGCTGCGGCGCGTCGGAGGAAAGATTTATCCGAAATCCTCGTTGGTGGAAAACGTGGAGTTCTTCGTGGTGGCGGCGATCGTCGTGCTCGGATTCCGCGCGTATTTCGTCCAGCCATTCAAGATCCCGACCAACTCGATGTGGCCGACGTATTACGGGATGACGGCGGAGAATTTTCCGCCCGGCAGCGATCTGCCGGGACCGATCGCGCGAGCGTTCCGCTTTGTCGCGTTCGGCGCGCAACGAATCGAAGCGGACGCGCCGGTCGAGGGGCAGGTGACGGCGGATTTTTTTGAGAGCGGCGGCATGGCCCGGGCCATGGCGTATAAAGTCGTGAGTGGCCGCTCCTGGCTCGTGCTGCCGACGCAGTTGAAGGAATACACGTTTTACGTGAACGGCGAACCGACCCACGTGAGAGTGCCGCTGGATTTCCACGACGTGGATTCGGTGGTGCAGGAAACCTATTTCGGCGGGCCGGAGAAATTTGCGTCTTTCGCGGAGCAGCAGGCTCGGTCTGGTCAACCGGAGAAAGGGGTGCTGAAAATCAGCGACCAAGCCGGTTACGCGCGCGTAGTTCGGCTGCCGCTGGGCAAGCATGTCACGGCCGGAGCTCCGGTCATCCGTTTCGATCTCATGACGGGCGATCAGCTTTTCGTGGATCGGTTCAGCTATAATTTCGTGCGCCCCTCGGTCGGTTCGGGGTTTGTTTTCCGCACCGGCCACATTCCGGGAATCGCCAACCAGTTCGGCGACCAGTATTACATCAAACGTCTCGTCGGCGTGCCGGGAGATACCATCGCGATCAGAGATTACCGGCTTTACCGAAACGGCGTGCCGGAGACAGGCGCTGCGGCTTTTGAGAAGAATGCGCAGCGCGTGGAAAAGTATCCCGGTTATCGCGCCGAGGGCAGTCTGGCGAACGGCGGCACGATGACCGTGCCCGCGGACGGGTTTCTGGCGTTGGGCGATAATTCGGCGAACAGCGAGGACGGACGTTTCTGGGGATACGTGCCGGCGAAAGACGCAGTAGGGCGTCCGCTGTTCATCTATTATCCGTTTACGAAGCGCTGGGGACCGGCGAAGTGAACGCCGCCAAGCGCAACCGCGGCGGCATGTGCGATCGGCCTTTCTCGGGAGAGGGCCAAACTCGGTTTCGAGATTCCCAGACTTTCAGCCAAGGATGAGGCGCACCAGTCAAAGACCAACTTAACATAATATTTATTGTGCGTCGCATGTTTCGGTCTCATTCGACGCCCCGATAGCACGTAGAAACGGCACGTTTTACCTACTGGAGTGCAGGCGCCGGAATACCTCACATGCTAACGTATCCTCAAACCCTTCTCGCCAGGGAGCCGCGCTATGTCTGAACTCTCTCAATCTTCGCCTGCCACGCTCTGGAACTGGCTGAATCGCCGCGCAGCCGGTGTGCTGCTTCATCCGACCGCCCTCCCGGGCGACGGCGGCGTGGGAACCCTCGGTCACCATCTGGACGATTTTCTCGCGATTCTGGCCGGGGCCGAGTTCAGCTACTGGCAAGTTTGCCCCCTTGGCCCCACCGGATTCGGCGACTCCCCGTATCAATGTTTTTCGTCGTTCGCGGGAAATCCCTACCTGATCGACCTCGCGCCGTTGGTTGATCTCCGCCTGCTCAGCGCCGACGCCGTGGCGCCTTTGCAACGCTTGAACGCAACGCACGTCGATTT harbors:
- the lepB gene encoding signal peptidase I, whose product is MFGLFASQEKKMRANAGNWLELADKVWHYRRDQLTPPEAKELLARTEHLRQAVKAKADAAKLKLGIEALEPVLRRVGGKIYPKSSLVENVEFFVVAAIVVLGFRAYFVQPFKIPTNSMWPTYYGMTAENFPPGSDLPGPIARAFRFVAFGAQRIEADAPVEGQVTADFFESGGMARAMAYKVVSGRSWLVLPTQLKEYTFYVNGEPTHVRVPLDFHDVDSVVQETYFGGPEKFASFAEQQARSGQPEKGVLKISDQAGYARVVRLPLGKHVTAGAPVIRFDLMTGDQLFVDRFSYNFVRPSVGSGFVFRTGHIPGIANQFGDQYYIKRLVGVPGDTIAIRDYRLYRNGVPETGAAAFEKNAQRVEKYPGYRAEGSLANGGTMTVPADGFLALGDNSANSEDGRFWGYVPAKDAVGRPLFIYYPFTKRWGPAK